Below is a genomic region from Sorghum bicolor cultivar BTx623 chromosome 9, Sorghum_bicolor_NCBIv3, whole genome shotgun sequence.
GGCACGCATGCGAATGAAAAACTGAACTGGTCGCTCTGAATGGCAGGGGGTGAGGATGCAGCGCAGAAGACCCCCGAGAAGGAGGACGCGAAGAAAGCGCAGAAATCCAGCGACGCAAACGCGCTCATCgaattcatgaagaagaactaCGACGCCAAAGTGAAGAATGTGACGGAGTTCGATGAGTTCTACCACGCCATTTACGATCTTATCGAGtaagtttttttttgatatatatatatatatatacgtccTGGGCTCTTAATGGACAGAAATTGTGAATTTTGGTTGCTCCCTTTGTGGCCTTGTTTGTGCACGGAATGCAGTTCTATTACATTTTAGCTATATGTATAGTATATGTGCGTGGTTAGATGAATGGTTTGAGTAACCCTAATTCCCATAATGATTCTTAAGCATGCCCTGAATGTTCATTTTAGTTATAAGCAGTTATGGATCATTCGTAGAAGATGATAGCACATGGAGTCGTTCAATGTATGGGTCATCGAGTGCTAAAAAAATGGCGCAATCAAATACTATTACACTCCTTtcgttttaaattataagtcgttttgaTTTGTTTGGTTAATTGATTTTGCTACATATCTAGATTTACCTAGAAAAACCGATGAACCAAAAATCAAAGCggctttataatttagaatgaagtGAGTATACCTAAACAAGATTTTGCTCTTACGCATTCTCTCTCTCTTGCACTCTTTAGAAAATTTTGCGAGCAGCGTGGGCAGTTGCAGTACAGGATACCATCAAAAGACGACCTCAAGAAAAAGTACCAGGTGAGGGGTGATTTTTTTGTGCCGATGTGAAATCTCTTTAGGTTTCTTCTGTACAAGTACAAGTATCTCTCTTTTTTGACTGCTCCAATACCAAGAAGTAGTACTTGACTTCCAACATGAGTTCGTGCCTATTCTCTCTATTCTATTCTAATTTATAAGATATTTTGTTCTTtttaattaatatatatatatatatatattatataacaaATAATGTATGTAGAAAAGACAAAATGGCATATAATTTAgaattttgttttgttttgcggCATCCTTTTCAGTCGAAACCCACGAAACTCGTTGCCGACATTTTCGTGTTGTTGAAATAACGACACCCTACCTAAGAATGGGGGTGGCTCTCCAAATGGATACCCGCAgttcttctctagtgtaactaaaTAAACTATATTTAATTCATTTAAATATAGTTTATTTAGTTACACTAGAAAAAAACCACAAGTATCCATTTAGAACACCGTCTCATCCTTAACCCTACCGTAGAGTGGACTTTTCATGCAGTTCCTGTTTCCCTCAAGCACAGGATTTCCACAGGGCAAGGGGGAACGTGACCGCAGAGGAATTTGAGAAAATCGCCAGGGAAATTCTCAAGATAGACAGCTTCACCTTCGGCAAGGCTGCCATCGATATGCTCGTCATCCTCTTTGGCGCGCCGGTGTGCGCGCTCCTCGCCAAGAGGGTCGTCCCAGGCCTCAAGGCGATCTCCGACGACATCGTCATCCCGGCGGCCACCTCCGGAGCCGTCGTGTACCTCGTCAAGTCCAACAAGATCTAATGTAATGCGACAGGCAGACCCCTTGGGTGAAATTGtgtattgtatattcaaaattCACTTTCCAGGAAGCAACAGGGTGGTACATGTATTTTACCGGAATAAATGCCAATGTGTTGTGACctgctaggcttaaaaaatagtactgttggctgatttctCGTAGATCATGCCATTAGTACTCTTGGTTTGATTGATAAGCCATAGCAAAAAGTACCGTTGgctgatttcttgtgagaaaaaaacactgctgaatgaccGACATGATTCgcctgataagctcaagcgaataggCTGTTTGTTTGGTCCGTGAGAATTATAATGGCTGAGTGGACTAAAGCGGCGGATTGCTAATCCGTTGTACAATTTTTTTTGTACCGAGGATTCGGATCCCTCTCTTTCCGCCCCTCGGATCATTTGGGACTTTCAAATTGTAATGAATTCTGACCCCCGGATTTTCTCATAAATAAATGTACGaaataaattcaattttaatttaaaagaaaaaattcccaaaaattttggatttttacTCCTCACGCCCAAGATTACGTCCTGGGTCATTAGGTAAGAATCCATAGATAAAGAGGGAAACAAAGAATATCACTACTGTATAAACAAAAAGTTTGAGAGTAAGCATTACATAatctccaatttttttttttgttaaggaATAGATTACCCATTTTTCCTTACCACACGGATCCACTAGAATGGGTTTTCTTTATTTTGACACCTAAAAATGCAAAAATCAATTCTTAAAAAAATTGCAAGAATTGACTTAATTTTTTCGTTATTTCATAATCCTGATGTATGATACCATTTAGTGCTCCTTCTATTCGGATCCAGAGTTTAAAATTTGTACTAAAATAAAAGTAATTCTGGATCATCAATCTCCCCTCTTCTTTGTCTTTTTTGATGgaagaaaatattaatattcatTTTAAACTTGGCATCACCCAGAACATCCATCGAGTATAAAGAAAATAACAACTCAGCTACACTCGTCATCCTAACTAGGTTCATACGCATAGGTTGCTACGGGACAATTAACCTTTTGTATTAAAAAATATACGGATCGcacaataagataataatactgTAAACTATTTACTAATGTTAAATTAACATTTAATCTAAAAACAGagttcatgaaattaatatatgTATAGACCTTTTCGTGATGTAGCTAAGATAATATTTTATATCAGCCGGAAAATTTTTTCGATATCCATTTCTTTTGTGCTTCAATAAATTCACGAATAAGTTTTGTCGTATCTTCATACCATCATGTACACAAGTTCAAATATATATGTAAATATTAATGTCTGTCACATGAGTAATAAAGTCTTGAAAAATCTCTCACAAAACCTTAAAACAAAATATGTTATACTtactatataaatatatgtgGCTTTAGATCTATTCGACAcaaagacatacattgagcCATTAGAAAGAAAGGACATTGAAATTGCCTATGTTTGATTGAGTATTATGACTTGCATCTATTACCTCTCACACTGTCACACAAGAattcatactccctccatactcgaTTTTGTTGACGTTCTGGGCTCCCTCCACGATTTCGTAAAGCTTGACGTTAGACGCTCGCGCTGCCCCGCCTGGACAGATTTGCCCTTGGCTAGCATGCATCCTTTCAACTCTAGCCATTAATCACTCTATGCCTCGTTACTTGGACGCCACCTATTCTTGGCTCTCGCGCGAGCAACTTGTGGACTCTCGCACGAGCGTGATTAAAGGCCGCAACACGCGCTGCAGCCATGCAAAAGAAAAAGGTTCTCGCGCGAGCAACTTGTGGACTCTCGCACGAGCGTGATTAAAGGCCGCAACACGCGCTGCAGCCATGCAAAAGAAAAAGGTTGGCCCCAAGACTCGAACCAGCGACCTCTGGCCTCGGCCTATGGAGCTCACGCCACTCGAGCTATGACAGATTATTGTCAAAGAAGCAATCACAACGCTATTTAATAGGGGCGAAACAGGAAAACTAATCCCTACTTAATCATTCCTTGGTTAGCGCAATCCTGTCTAAAACGTCAACAAATtcgagtatggagggagtattgctGAAAATGACATTCCTTGTGCATTCTCGACACTGAACACCATTGATGAGCATAAGCTGCTCCTTCCCAAGTAATTGTCCATACGTTGCAATGagaacaaaataaaaatatcatGATAATATTAAGTTTGAACATGTATATTAGCATGAGTGTTATTTCTTTGTGTAATTGCAGCATTTCACCATGTTTCTCGACTTTTCTTGAACAGTCTCCACTCCACAGGAAGGGAACATCAATCAACTTAAAAAGCACCTTATATGTCATTGAAATATATACTCATCTCTCCAATGCCAAAAAAACACCATCTCCATTTAATACTGGTCTAGCCTCCTTCCTCTTTtgcatggccttgtttacttcccagaaaattttgcaaaatttttcacatttctcgtcacatcgaatctttagacgcatatatggagtattaaatatagacgaaaataaaaaccaattgcacaatttggtcgaaattgacgagacgaatcttttgagtctagttagtgcatgattggacaatatttctcaaatacaaacgaaaatgctaccgtgtctgttttcaaaattttttagaactaaacaacgcTTCTCCCACTCACTAGATCATTGCTGCTCATTGTCAGATGTAGCAAGTGCAGGAActccggccttgtttagttcccaaaaatttttgcatttcccgtcacatcgaatctttaaacacatgcataaagtattaaatatagataaaaataaaaactaattgcacagtttggtcggaattgacgagacaaatcttttaagtctagttagtctatgattgaacaatatttgtcaaatacaaacgaaagagctacggtgtcgattttgcaaaatattttggaactaaacaaaggcccTAGTGAATGCGAGAATGTGGCATTGACTCAGGAGGGCTACATGGGCCGAGACTTCATTTGCCTCCACCCACCCAATATTAGTGGAAAACATAAACAATAGAGGATGGAAACGCATGGAGTAACCCACATGATAAAGTGTCCAAAGAAGCCATGCAACACAAAATTCATAGAAATTCTCAATGCATACAATTTTTTTTGACCCTAACAGCTACTTCAATAGTGTAGTTGAAGTAGGTGGATTTCAGAAAGATTGGCAAAAAATGAAAATGTAGAAGGCTACTGGagcatttttttagaaaatttaTGTGCTACCTTGACAATGATTTCACATGAGTGAACCTGAGGCTCATTAGTTACTGAGCTACTCAATGCATTTGCTAAGATAGGACATTGAAATGAAAGAAATACATAGGCGCAGGCATGGAAGCCTTCCTCACGTGTTTGAGCATGCAAACCTAGTTCTGGTTATTATTGCATAATTGCAGTGTAGTTCAAAGCTTCTTTACGTGCATGCAAACTTAGTCCTTTTTTATGGTAGCTTCCTTTGTGTTTTTCTCTTTTGGCCTATATCTTTCTCAATCTGCAACACCTTATACAAATTAGCTAGTTGATGTGCTATGTGAAATGAACTTTACTGAATTTATAATAT
It encodes:
- the LOC8076834 gene encoding uncharacterized protein LOC8076834 encodes the protein MGQGAAKAKQGGEDAAQKTPEKEDAKKAQKSSDANALIEFMKKNYDAKVKNVTEFDEFYHAIYDLIEKFCEQRGQLQYRIPSKDDLKKKYQDFHRARGNVTAEEFEKIAREILKIDSFTFGKAAIDMLVILFGAPVCALLAKRVVPGLKAISDDIVIPAATSGAVVYLVKSNKI